The following are from one region of the Nicotiana tabacum cultivar K326 chromosome 3, ASM71507v2, whole genome shotgun sequence genome:
- the LOC142175109 gene encoding viridiflorene synthase-like, with the protein MATIASLNGNHQDGVFRPTTNFSPSLWGNIFSCSALNNQVSEKNIKEIETLKEEVKHMIISTTGNDTTEKICLIDTLERLGISYHFEEEIEVQISKLFNLNVIQEEDDLYSVSLYFRLFRQHGYPISCDHFNQFKDNNGKFMETLLKDVKGMLNLYEAAQVREHEDEILEEALIFTKEHLEKIAPKLSSSIIEKQVTHALMQSLHRGIPRAEAYFNISIYGESESRNDKLLRLAKLDYNLLQVLHKDELSELTQWWKDLDLASKLSYVRDRMVECFFWAVGVYFEPQYSHARIMLAKCVAMISVIDDTYDSYGTLDELEVFTEAVDRWDTSEIDRLPTYMKTVYSTLLDLFKEYDIEVEKQDMSFNRVYYVKEAMKEIVRSYYTEAQWFIKGKSPPFEEYLSNALITGTYYLLAPASLLGMKSASKAAFDWMMNKPKILVASALIGRVIDDVATYKIEKEKGQLVTGIECYMKEHNLTVEEASAQLSEMAENAWKDLNKECIIKPTNSSMPAEILKPIVNLTRLIDVVYKNNEDGYSNPKNNVKSVIEALLVNPINT; encoded by the exons ATGGCAACAATTGCATCATTGAATGGAAATCACCAAGATGGGGTTTTTCGCCCAACAACAAATTTTTCACCTAGCCTCTGGGGAAATATATTTAGTTGTTCTGCGTTGAATAATCAG GTTTCCGAAAAAAATATAAAGGAGATTGAAACTTTGAAGGAGGAAGTCAAGCACATGATAATCAGTACTACTGGCAATGACACCACAGAAAAAATATGTTTGATTGATACTCTTGAACGCCTTGGTATTTCATATCACTTTGAAGAGGAGATTGAAGTTCAAATAAGCAAGTTGTTTAATCTAAATGTCATCCAAGAAGAAGATGATCTATACAGTGTTTCCCTATATTTTCGATTGTTTAGGCAACACGGCTATCCAATCTCTTGTG ATCATTTCAACCAATTCAAGGACAACAATGGAAAATTCATGGAAACTTTACTTAAAGATGTAAAGGGTATGCTCAATCTATATGAAGCAGCACAAGTAAGGGAACATGAAGATGAAATATTAGAAGAGGCTCTTATCTTCACAAAAGaacatttggagaaaatagcacCCAAATTAAGCTCTTCTATTATTGAGAAACAAGTAACACATGCACTCATGCAATCTCTACATAGAGGCATTCCAAGAGCTGAAGCCTATTTTAACATTTCAATATATGGAGAATCTGAATCAAGAAATGACAAGTTACTAAGGCTTGCCAAACTAGATTATAATTTGTTGCAAGTGCTACACAAGGACGAGCTTAGTGAACTCACACA GTGGTGGAAAGATTTGGATCTCGCGTCTAAGCTTTCGTATGTTCGAGATAGAATGGTGGAGTGCTTTTTTTGGGCCGTAGGGGTGTATTTTGAACCTCAATATTCTCATGCTCGAATTATGCTTGCAAAATGCGTAGCTATGATTTCAGTAATTGACGACACATATGATTCATATGGTACTCTTGATGAACTAGAAGTATTCACAGAAGCCGTGGACCG GTGGGATACAAGTGAAATTGATCGACTCCCTACATATATGAAAACGGTGTATTCAACTCTTCTCGATCTCTTCAAAGAATATGACATCGAAGTAGAGAAACAAGATATGAGTTTCAATAGAGTATATTACGTCAAAGAGGCG ATGAAAGAAATCGTGAGGAGTTACTACACTGAAGCACAATGGTTCATCAAAGGGAAAAGTCCACCATTTGAAGAATACCTAAGCAATGCACTCATAACTGGAACTTATTACCTACTTGCACCAGCTTCATTATTGGGCATGAAATCAGCTTCAAAGGCAGCATTCGATTGGATGATGAATAAACCTAAGATTCTTGTGGCTTCAGCATTAATTGGTCGAGTTATTGATGACGTTGCAACTTACAag ATTGAGAAAGAAAAAGGACAACTTGTGACGGGAATAGAATGCTATATGAAAGAGCACAATTTAACAGTGGAAGAAGCAAGTGCACAACTTTCTGAAATGGCTGAAAATGCATGGAAGGATTTGAACAAAGAGTGCATTATTAAGCCTACTAATTCTTCAATGCCAGCTGAAATCTTGAAGCCAATCGTAAATCTGACACGTCTAATTGATGTGGTTTACAAGAATAATGAAGATGGATATAGTAATCCAAAGAATAATGTGAAGTCTGTAATTGAAGCCTTACTCGTCAATCCCATCAACACGTAG